A genomic region of Gemmata massiliana contains the following coding sequences:
- a CDS encoding DUF1501 domain-containing protein: MTTHSRRDFLWSFGGGLGGLALAQLMAEAGELPGAVKPKAEFNGGLHHGAKVTRVVQLFMNGGVSQPDTFDYKPALEKGHGKPFDPGTSEKVEGVTSTPGNLMKSPFPFKQHGQCGRWVSSMFPHLATQVDRMAFLMAVASKSNVHGPASYMMNTGFILPGFPCMGAWLSYGLGRLTDNLPTFVVLPDARGLPYNQKGNFGSGFLPVAHAGTILNAGGNPPIPDLAPSPKVKFVSPSADKDALELLGKVNRTHADARPGDSRLEARIESYELAAKMQQHAPEALDLNRESEKTRAKYGLDQPATAEYGRRCLLARRLLERGVRFIQVWSGAGGPTNNWDNHTDIIRELPPMAKSVDQPSAALLQDLHDRGMLADTLVVFSTEFGRQPFTQGATGRDHNQGTSVAWLAGAGVKGGVSHGESDPWSWRTEKDRAYCYDIHATILHLMGIDHTLLSVRHDGTDRRLTDVHGHVIEKILT; this comes from the coding sequence ATGACCACGCACTCGCGCCGCGACTTCCTCTGGTCCTTTGGTGGCGGCCTCGGCGGGCTCGCGCTCGCTCAACTCATGGCCGAAGCGGGCGAGTTGCCCGGCGCGGTGAAACCGAAGGCCGAGTTCAACGGCGGGCTGCACCACGGCGCGAAGGTCACGCGCGTCGTGCAACTGTTCATGAACGGCGGCGTCAGCCAGCCCGACACGTTCGACTACAAACCCGCACTGGAGAAAGGGCACGGTAAGCCGTTCGATCCCGGGACCAGCGAGAAGGTCGAGGGCGTCACCAGCACGCCCGGCAACCTGATGAAATCGCCGTTCCCGTTCAAGCAGCACGGGCAGTGCGGGCGCTGGGTCAGTTCGATGTTCCCGCACCTCGCGACGCAAGTAGACCGCATGGCGTTTCTCATGGCGGTCGCGTCCAAGTCGAACGTTCACGGCCCCGCCAGTTACATGATGAACACCGGATTCATCCTCCCCGGGTTCCCGTGCATGGGCGCGTGGCTCTCGTATGGCTTGGGGCGCCTGACGGACAACCTGCCCACATTCGTCGTGCTGCCGGACGCGCGCGGGCTGCCGTACAACCAGAAGGGCAATTTCGGCTCGGGCTTCCTTCCGGTCGCGCACGCGGGCACGATCCTCAACGCGGGCGGCAACCCGCCCATTCCGGATCTCGCGCCATCGCCCAAAGTGAAATTCGTTTCCCCCAGTGCGGACAAGGACGCGCTTGAGCTGCTTGGCAAAGTGAACCGGACCCACGCGGACGCGCGCCCCGGTGATTCGCGGCTGGAAGCGCGCATTGAGAGCTACGAGCTGGCGGCGAAGATGCAGCAGCACGCGCCCGAAGCGCTCGACCTCAACCGCGAGTCGGAGAAGACGCGCGCGAAGTACGGCCTCGACCAGCCCGCGACCGCCGAGTATGGGCGCCGATGCTTACTCGCCCGCCGGTTGCTCGAACGCGGGGTACGGTTCATTCAGGTGTGGAGCGGCGCCGGCGGGCCAACGAACAACTGGGACAACCACACCGACATCATCCGGGAACTGCCGCCGATGGCGAAATCCGTCGACCAACCGTCCGCGGCGCTCCTTCAGGATTTGCACGATCGCGGGATGCTCGCCGACACGCTGGTCGTGTTCAGCACGGAGTTCGGGCGGCAGCCGTTCACCCAGGGCGCAACCGGGCGCGACCACAACCAGGGTACGTCGGTCGCGTGGTTGGCCGGTGCGGGTGTGAAAGGCGGAGTGAGCCACGGCGAAAGCGACCCGTGGAGCTGGCGCACCGAAAAGGATCGAGCTTACTGCTACGACATCCACGCGACGATTCTGCACCTGATGGGCATCGACCACACGCTACTGTCCGTGCGGCACGACGGCACCGATCGCCGACTGACCGACGTTCACGGGCACGTCATCGAGAAGATACTGACATAA